aaaaaaaaattagcctctgATCTAGGCCTCTGCCTCCTCAACCCTCATTATCTCATCCCACGAGCCCATTCTTCAGACAAAGAAACCTGAGGCTGCCTTCTGCAGCCAGGCCCACAATCCCACTTACCCTTCCTCCCCGAATCAGGCTTCTGGGGCCCTTCTGTTGGATTTTGCTGACCCTACTCAAGGGCTCTCAATGACCAGTAACCCCCTGATCCTAGCCAGGGGGCCGGCGAGTTAGTCAGAACCTCATGTCCCACTCAAactggacaattttttttttttttttgagactgactttccctctttttgcccaggctggagtgcaatggcacagtctccgctcactgcaacctctgcctcctggattcaagcgattctcctgcctcaccctccagagtagcttggattacaggcatccgcctccacgcccagctaatttctttatgtaattttagtagagacggggtttcacaatgttaaccaggctggtcttgaactcctgacctcaggtgattcgcctgtcttggcctctcaaagtgctgggattacaggcatgagccattgcacctggccatcaAGCTGGAAAATTTTAAGGTCTGTTTCTTTCCCAATGTAGAGTAAAGGTGCGATGTCATCCCCCGACCCCACCCTGTTTTCTACCAGAGTTCTGATAATGTGACTCTGTATGAAATGATTTGGAAGCTGGACccaccctgtgtgtgtgtggttgccCTGAGCCCACAGAAAGACACCTCCAGAGTGTGGATTGAGAAGCCTTTATTGTGGGAGGAACGGGGTGCCTGAGGGCTCCGGGAGTCGGGATGGACTTGGAAGGCTGGGGGGAGGGGCCTTTGAGGAAGAGGGGTCCTGGAAGCGGGGGTCATCACAGGTCAAGGGGTGGTCCTTGGGACCCCCGCAGTCAGTGGTGCTGCGGCGGCAGAGTGCACATTGACAGCTGAGAGCCACGGCGTAGGAGACCACGGGGTTCACGCCTCGCGGGCAGCCAGGGAGCCGGATGTATTCGAAGCGCACATCGCGGTAGTTGCACACCACCTGAGGCAGGGGCGGCAGGACCGACTGCAGCACGCGCGTCTGGAAGCCGTTTGAGTGGGGGAATGAGCATGTGCCTGGGGCCAGCGCTTCAGCTGAGCTCCCCAGCTGCCCCCACAGCTGTCAGACTCAGGAGTCCAGGAAGCCCTCTGTTTCTGCCCTCCCACACCCCATTTCCCAGCCCCTGACCAGAGAGGCAGACCACCCTTCCTCCCCCACTGCCTCTGTGGGTCTGGCCCTGAGGTGGCAGCACCTGCCCCGGCCCCAGGCAGCTCACCATGGTGGGACAGTAGCCGGCACAGATGGTGGTGTTGACGGTGACACACACGGGGCAGCCCTCCTTCTCGACAGCCAGGGTGGCATTGATGGGGCGGCACCGTGGCCGAAGCGGCTCCTTGGATGCCCATGTCCCGCCCATGCTCAGCAGCATCAACAGCAGCAGCCCCTGGGACAAGAACACTGCTTCACCCGGGTCTGAGACCGCAGCCCTGAGCCCTGGCCTTCCCATCCCCCGGGGTACACCACCCACAGACACCCAGAGACCCTTCCCGGCATCTCCTATTCAGGACCCACCACCCGGACACCTGACTTTCACAGCCCCCCCCACAGCCCAGAGGACCCGAGATACCCCAACATTTCAGATCCCCACCCTCAGGAACTGCCCCACCTGAAGCTTACTGGGGGTCATGCCCCTCCAGAAAGAGGCCTCCTTCCACCGCTCACACGGGTCTGCCGCTTCTCATGCCAGTGATGGCCTGGAGGGAGGTGGAAGGTGCCCAGGGGCCCTGCAGTCTTACCTGGAGCATCTCCATCCTTGGTGCGTCCCCTGCCTCGTGAACCAGGAGGTGATAGGATGCTGGGATGATCTCGACACTAACCCCTCGGGGGGCAAGAGGTAGACAAGGCCAGGGAGGTGCAGGAGTGCCTCAGCAGAGCGCCCCAGCCCTCTCCCCTCAGTGGTTCAGCGCCAAGGGTGAGACAGAGACCACGGTGAAGTGACCTCAGAgactcacttctctgagcctcaacgcTCCTCTACTTGAAGCTTTCCTGCGCCACAGTCCAACCTCCCAGGAGGGGCGCGGCTTCGGACTTAGCTCCTGCCCAATGAGAGAGGGTCTCCCTGTGACTGAGCTGCCAGGGAAGCCACTTGAACCAGGTGCCCCCATCGAGGGTTTCAGCCTGAGCCACACCTCTCCCTTAGGGACCTCCGCCCACCCTACCCTCAAGCCAGGATGCCTGGAGCGGTCCCCGGAAATGCGTGTGCTTCAGGTGATTTAACTGATTATTGAATAGGCCCGCAGGGGGTGTGTCCTACCCTCGGGGCCGCAGCCTCGGAGGACATTATCTGGACTTAGTCCCTTCCCCGCGATGCCATCAAGCTGGACAATTTTAAGGTCTGTTTCTTTCCCAGTGTAGGGTATAGGTTGGCACAGGGAAGAGGGCTAGAAACCTGACTTGAGCTCCCCGCCCAGGGCTGAACTCTCCAGCGGGCTGAACTCTCCAGCATCCTGATCACTTCTCATTCAACCTTGCTTGTAGTCCACCTGTGATCGGTAGCTCATTGTCTCAAAACAGAATATTCTAAGCCAACCCCTGCCCGCTCTCACCAAGTAAGATTTCTCATTTGAACCCCAGCTCCCAGATACTTAAAGGCCTTCTGTAGACCATGTTCTCAAGGTCCCCTGGCCATCTGCTTGCATGTTCCAGTTTCTCTCCTCCCCCATCCATATCATGAAATGTGCCCTCCCACTCCCCAGGATGGGCCAGGTGGTGTCCTCTGTGACTGAGCAGTCAGCAACTTAACACCAAAGGTCACCAATGATCAAATGCATGAGAGTTGATCCGAGGAGTTATGTATTAGGGCCAAGAAAGAGTAAACACTAAGTAAATAATggctattatcatcatcatcatcatcgtgaTTACCCTCAAGTTCCCCCGGGAGAACTCCCATTCAACCTTCAAAACCCCATGTGGTAGCACCCATCCTGCAGAGATTGAGCTCAAATTCAGAGACTTGTGATTTTGTGAAGATTTAATGAGTTCCCCAATTGGGGTCCATAGAGCAACTGGGCCAACCCTGAGGTCTCTCAAcatccagctctgttctttttctgCCTGACCAGTTCCTGGGTATAAGTCTCAGGCCCGGCCAGTCTGGCTGAGGAGTGTGCAGACACAGGCAGTGCCAATTTGAATCCATCGCCAGTTCACAGGTCCCTGGGCATCAGCGATCAATGCCCGCACATAGGACTGCTTGGCCTTGCACTCAGACACCCAGTGCCCCCGGTCCACAGCCCGGCGGCAGCCCCCTCCACCTACCCCCGGGCCACCTTCCTCAGAGTTATCGTCCTGGAAGCGGGTGACAAAGAAGTGCTGGCGGAGGGAACTGCCACCAGCTGCAGGCACCTCGCCCAACACCTCCACCTCGAGCACACCCAAGTCCACAGCAGTCCGGGGGTCTGTCACCCAGACACTGACTCCATCGCACATAGTCAGCTCACCCCGATGACTCCCTTGTGAAGTATCGCTCACCCCACGCTGGCTGCGGTTGGCTCCAACGCCTGCTGACTCCCTAAAGGCCCCAGTCTCCAGCAGGAAGACCAGAGGGGGCCCGGCAGCGGCACCCCTAGACAGGACCACTCGGGGGAAAAGAAGGTCCCACTTTGGAGTAGGAAAAGGGCACAATGTCGAGGGTGGGGTTAGGACTCCATTGACACACTGGGGAGGAAGAAAATGAGGGGGATGCAGAGGGAGCCTGTGGGAGCCGGAGCATCTCTCAGAGCACATGGAGACAGGGAAAAGGAGGCTGGGATTAGAGAAGAGGATAAACACTTCAGTGGGGACAGAAGTTTGGAACCCCAGGGGAGGCTTGCCTGCCAGGATTATGGGGAAGCCCTTGCTCTGGAAGTTTGGAGGACTCCATATATAGGACTTGCATAACGCCCAACTTGtagattaataataaatattcaacaaCTACAGGTCagtcactgtggctcacacctgttatcccagcactttgggaggctgaggcgggtggatgacttgaggtcaggagttcgagagcagcctggccaacactgtg
This portion of the Pongo abelii isolate AG06213 chromosome 20, NHGRI_mPonAbe1-v2.0_pri, whole genome shotgun sequence genome encodes:
- the LOC100452818 gene encoding choriogonadotropin subunit beta 3 isoform X2, with translation MEMLQGLLLLMLLSMGGTWASKEPLRPRCRPINATLAVEKEGCPVCVTVNTTICAGYCPTMTRVLQSVLPPLPQVVCNYRDVRFEYIRLPGCPRGVNPVVSYAVALSCQCALCRRSTTDCGGPKDHPLTCDDPRFQDPSSSKAPPPSLPSPSRLPEPSGTPFLPQ
- the LOC100452818 gene encoding choriogonadotropin subunit beta variant 2 isoform X1 — encoded protein: MGRPGLRAAVSDPGEAVFLSQGLLLLMLLSMGGTWASKEPLRPRCRPINATLAVEKEGCPVCVTVNTTICAGYCPTMTRVLQSVLPPLPQVVCNYRDVRFEYIRLPGCPRGVNPVVSYAVALSCQCALCRRSTTDCGGPKDHPLTCDDPRFQDPSSSKAPPPSLPSPSRLPEPSGTPFLPQ